The following DNA comes from Chitinophaga nivalis.
ATCACGGCACTGGATAATGTGATGCACCGGCTGTTTTTCCGCAACCGGAAGATTAATATACTCTTCACCGTTAGTCCGGTGCGGTATATCCGCGATGGAGTGGTAGAAAATAACCTGAGTAAGGCCATCCTGCTGCAGGCCGTACATCACCTGGTGAATAAATTTAACCGGCTGTATTACTTCCCGGCTTATGAATTAGTATTGGATGATCTGCGCGATTATCGTTTTTATAAAGAAGACCTGGTACATCCCAACGCTACCGCTATCAACTACGTATGGGAACAGGTGGTAAAAGCCTGTATCCATCCGGATAGCCAGGCATTGCTACATACCATTGCTGAGATCAACCGGGCGGCCCATCACCGGCCTTTTAACCCGGAGAGCAGCCATCACCGGCAGTTTTTGCGCACCTATGCGGCAAAGGTAAAGCAGGTAATGGCCGATCATCCGCAGCTGGATATGCAGCCGCTGCTCACTTATTTTGAGCAGTAATGTTTATAACGGTACATTTTTTCTGTCTTTAATCGTGATCAACCCGATCACAAAACACAGGAGCGCCACAGCAATCGGATAGATTAATCCTGCCAGGTGGTGATGGTACCGGGCTACCAGCAACGTGGAAATAGTCGGTAACAACCCGCCGAATACCCCGTTCCCGATATGATAGGGGAGCGACATGGAGGTATACCGGATATGCGTAGGAAACAGTTCTACCAGAAACGCTGCAATCGGACCATACACCATCGTTACAAACAGTACCTGGATGAAAATAAGGCCTATCAGCCAGATAGCCTGTATACGGCTGACGGTTAATTCTTTTTTGTCGTTCGTTTGCCGCAGGATACTCCCATCTGTATAGGTATGTACCCGGGTGGTTTGCAACGTGAGTTGCTGGGAATCATTTCGGGTAGCATGACTTTCTATTTTATACTGCGCGGTAATTTCCTGTTTTTGGCTGATGTCGGCTATACGATCCATCGCACTGTAAATGGGATAATAGGCCAAAGCCGCTATCAGCATGCCTGCCAGCATAATTTTTTTCCGGCCGATCCGGTCGGACCAGGAGCCGAAAAGAATAAAGAAAGGCGTTCCCAGTACCAGCGCTACGGCAATGATAATGTTGGATTGCACAAATTCTATCTGCATGGTTTTCTGCAGAAAAGAAAGGGCATAGAACTGTCCGGTATACCAAACAACCCCCTGACCCATCGCAGCGCCGAATAGCGCAATCAGTACCAGCCGCAGGTTTTCTTTTTTACCGAAACTTTCCCTGATCGGATTTTTAGCTGTTTTCCCTTCTTTTTTCATTTGGGTAAACAGGGGCGATTCGTGCAGGCGTATCCGTATGTAATACGACATGATCACCAGCAGTACCGACAACAGGAAAGGAATACGCCAGCCCCAGTTATTGAAATCCACGGGCGTCATCAGGCTACGGGTAATCAGAATGACGGCCAGGGAAACGAACAATCCGAGGGTGGCCGTGGTTTGAATAAAGCTGGTATAGTAGCCGCGGCGATGGTCCGGGGCATGTTCTGCCACATAGGTAGCAGCGCCGCCGTATTCACCACCGAGGGCCAGTCCTTGCAGCAGCCGGAGTATCAACACCAGTATGGGCGCCAGTATACCAATGGTGTGATAGGAGGGGATGAGCCCAATGGCAAAGGTAGACCCGCCCATGATCAGCAACGTTAACAGGAAAGTATATTTCCGGCCTGTGAGGTCGCCCAGTCGCCCGAAAACAATGGCGCCGAAAGGCCGTACAATGAACCCTACCGCAAAAGTGGCCAGTGTGGCGATGTAGGCCAGCTCCGGATTGCTGGGCGGAAAAAACTTTTCTGAGATGATCACGGAAAGGCTGCCGAATATATAGAAGTCGTACCATTCTATCAGGGTACCTGCCGACGAGGCCAGGATCACCTGCCAGATATTCTGCGTGGTGCGTAAATGTTGCATAAGGGTTTTGTGGATTTTGGTTGTTAGCAGGAAAAAGATAAGGAATATAAATTATGCCTGCAAACAACTGTATTAAATCAGGGATGGATGGAAGCCGGAAATCAATAAAGCCTTATCTTTAATTATAAGCGCAATTTTAAACAATGAATCCAGGACAGTTACTCAATTTCAGCAGGGTTGCGGGTTTGATACTATGTTGTTTTTTTATCTCCATCACCTGTACACAAGCACAAAAAACCGGGGGAAATAAACCAAAAGTGGCCGTAACGCTCAGTGGCGGAGGCGCGCGTGGTTTGGCCCATATTGGTATACTGGAAGCGATAGACAGTGCAGGGCTTAAAGTCGACTACCTGACAGGCACCAGTATGGGAAGTATCGTAGGCGCTTTATATGCCATGGGGTATTCCGGCAAACACATTGCCGATATTGCCGGTAAGCTGGATTGGACCAGCCTTTTCACCAATCAGCCGGTATTGACGGATATCTCTTTTGAAGAAAAAGATGAGTTTAATAAATATATTATTGAGATTCCCTTTGAATACGGGAAGCCCAAACTGGCGTCCGGTGTGATTTCCGGCGAAGCGCTGTGGCTGGAACTGGCGAAACTTTGCTGGCCGGTGAAAGATGTGAAAAAGTTCTCCGACTTTAATATTCCTTTTAAATGTATCGCTACGGATGTGGCCACGGGGGAAATCGTGACCCTCGACAGTGGTGAAATTGTCACCAGCCTCCGGGCCAGTATGGCCATTCCTTCTATTTTTACCGCCGTGAAAATAGGCGACCATAAACTGGTGGATGGTGGGGTGGTGCGTAACTTTCCCACCATTACTGCCAAAGATATGGGCGCCGATATCATCATCGGATCCAATGTAAGTGGCGGACTACGGAAAGCATCGCAGTTACAGACACCCTTTGATATCCTGTATCAGTTGGGCTTTTATAAAGATGCAGAAGATTTTAAAGAAGCCCGGAAAATATGTGATGTATATATTCCCATCAACAAAGAGCTGGAAGATTATTCGGCGGCTTCTTTCAACAGTGTGGACTCCATCATTGAAATAGGCCGGCGGAAAGGACGGGAGCTGTATCCGGTATTCAAGCATATGGCGGATTCACTGCAGGCGCTGTATCCCCGGCAGGAACCGTTTGCGGCCGAACGATTGCCTTTTGCCGCAGACATAGAGTTGAGCAGTATTCATGTAGATGGCCTCTTGCATTCTGATCAGCGGTTTTTTCTCCAGCGGTTGCACCTGAAGCCAGGAGAATGTTATACGCCTGCGCAGATCCGGAATGCCATTTTAAATGTGTATGGTACCCGCTTTTATAAACTCATCACCTATAACCTGACACCGGAAGGTTATGGCAAAACCCGTATGGATATTCAGGCAGAAGAAAATCCGCTCACCTATGTGAAGTTTGCCCTGAACTATAATTCATTTACCGGCGCCAGCGCCATCCTGAACCTTACCCAGCGTAATTTCATTGTGCCCAACTCCCGCTCCTTTGTCAGAATGGCGGTGAGTGAAAATCCGCGATTCGAAGCAGAGTATTACAAATACCTGGGGCGTACCCGTGATTTTGGTTTTGGGCTGAGTACCTATTATGAAAATAACAGCCTCACGTTTTATGATGATAGCTTTAATAAGCTCCAACCTTACCGGAATAAATACTTTAATGTAAATATGGATGTGCTGTATTCGCTCCGCCGCGATATGGCCGTGGGAGCGGGTACGCGCTGGGAATACATCAAGTTTAAACCACAGTACTCTCCGTTTCTGGAACTGAGCGGCAGTACCAATCAGCTGAACTCCTATGCATTTTTCGGTATCAATTCCCTGAACCGGAAACTGTATCCGACCAAAGGATTGTACCTGAATATGGAAGCCGGTTATGTATATAATCAACATTCGGGCATCTCCCTTAACAAGGATAGTTTACCGATCAACCTGGATAGTCTGGGGCTGGACTTCGGGAACTACCAGCGTTTAATGTTGAAAATGAAATACTATATTCCTTTTGGTACGAAGTCGGCCCTGGAGTTTGATGCCACAGCGGGATTGAACAACAGTTATAAACAGTTTGTGACGAATGCCTTTATCGTAGGCGGGATGGCGGATCTGAGCCGTAACCAGGTACCTTTCATTGGTATATATGAAGGAGAAGTGGTGACGTCTAATATTGTGGCAGTGCAGATGGCATGGCAACAGGAAGTGGTGCGGAATATATTTGTGATGCCGAGAGTAGGCGTGGCCGTATATGATAATATGATTTCCATGCCGGGTTTTAAAAGAACCTCTTTCCTCAGCGGCTATGGAGTAGGGGCTGCATATACCAGCCGCCTGGGACCTGTAGAGGCTACGCTGATGTACAATGATCAGTCGGGCCGGTTGAAGTTTTATGTGAATATGGGATTCAATTTCTGATCCATACAGCTGGCTGTATAAAAGAACCGTCTGGCGGAAAGCTAACCATGGTGCGTATCACCGGTTGTTTGCTGCCAGACGGTTTTATATATTAGTGCATTCTGTCGCCGCGCACCGTCATGTTTTGCAGGATCTCTGCTTCCAGTTTCAACCACTCCTGCCAGCGGATTCTTACTTTTTCTTCCGGGAAGTATTCATTGGCGAGATCAATGAACAGGCGGTAGTGGCCTGCTTCGGAGATCATGAATTTCCGGTAGAACTCCCGCATGTATTCATCTTCCAGGCCTTCGCTCAGGAGGCGGAAACGTTCGCAGCTGCGGGCTTCTATCAGGGCAAATATCAGCAGGGCATCCAGGAAGGCATCATCTGCATGTCCGCCTTTGCTCCGGTTGTCCATCAGTGCATTTACATAATCATCTTTCCGTTGGCGGCCGAGGGTCAGGCCGCGTTTTTTCATTTCGGCCAGCACCTGCCGGAAATGTCCCCATTCTTCCGTTACAATAGGCGCCAGCTCTTCTACCAACCGGATTCTTTCCGGGTTGCGCTGAATCAGTGAAATCGCAGAAGATGCTGCTTTCTGTTCACAATAGGCGTGGTCCGTCAGAATGTCTTCCAGCGAAATGGCCGCCAGGTTTACCCAACGTGGGTCAGTAGGTAGTTTTAATCCGAGTATAGATACTTTGCTCATTTGAATAATAATGGCCGGCATCAGGCCTGATACCGTCTGTTTGTGCGAAGATAAGATTGAATAGTTTAAATTGCCAATTGCTGCCGGCAAAACGTGCGGGCAGGCTTGCCTGCACAGGTAAAATATGCATGTATGAATCAATTGGATACTTCGTTTATGGCGCGTTTACTCGATGAACGCAGGGTACAGCAATCTTTCCGGCAGCTGCGGCTGCCGGCCGGTAAAGTAGATTTTTGTTCCAATGATTACCTGGGACTGGCCCGCAATGCAGATGTGAGAGCGCATATACATACCCTTATGCAGGAACGTTTCGTATCGCATGGCAGCACCGGATCCCGGCTGCTGGCGGGCAACTACGAATGGATCAATGACCTGGAAACAGATCTGGCGACCTTTCATGCCGCGGAAGCCGGACTGCTCTACAATTCCGGATATGATGCCAACCTGGGATTGTTTTCCTGTATCGCCGGAAAAACAGACACCATTATTTATGATCAGCTGATACATGCTTCCATCCGCGACGGCATACGGTTATCTGTAGCCCGGTCCTTTGCTTTCCGGCACAATGATCCGGAAGACCTGGAAAAAAAACTGCGGCAGGCCACCGGGAAAGTATTTGTAGCTGTGGAATCTGTATACTCCATGGACGGTGATGAAGCGCCACTGGCCGACATCGCTGCGCTTTGCCACCGGTACCAGGCCTACCTGATTGTAGACGAAGCCCATGCCACCGGCATCACCGGCGAAAAAGGAGCCGGGCTGGTACAGGCGCTGGGATTGCAGGACGCCTGCCTGGCGCGCGTACATACCTTTGGTAAAGCCGTCGGGTGTCATGGGGCTATCATCCTGGGCCCGGCTGTATTAAGAGACTATCTGATCAATTTTTCCCGCTCCTTTATTTATACCACTTCATTGCCGCCGGCAGCACTGGCTGCCATCGCAGCCGGCTATAGCGCCTTCCCCTATATGCAGGCAGCACGGCATACCTTGCAGGCATTAATCACCCGTTTCCGCGCAGGCACAGCACACCTGGAAAGTTTACCGGGTACGCACCCGATACAGGTAGTGATGACAAGGGGGAATGAAAACACCCGCCGGGTGGCGGCCACGCTGCAGGAAGCGGGGCTGGATGTACGACCTATCCTGCATCCTACCGTACCGCTGGGCACAGAACGTTTACGCATCGTGATACATAGTTTTAATACGACAGCAGAAGTAGATCAGCTTATAAAAGTATTATCGTGAGCGATAATTTTCCGTTCATGTAAAGTATTATATCGGGAGATGGTTTTCAGTCAAATTTGATGTATTTTACATATTACATCCGATTAGTAATATGAAAATAATCCCCGCTATTATTACAGCTGCTGTTACCTTGTCACTTACATACGCGTTCAGCAATAAGTTAGGAAATATTCCGCCCCTGGGAAATTTGTTAAGTCCGCAAACTGGCTTCTGGCGTAATGCAGAACCTATTGGCCAACGTCCGCACGAAGAAGTGGTATTACCCGGATTATCCGGTAAAGCATCCGTATGGTTTGATGACCGTGCCGTGCCACACATCTTTGCCGATAATGATGCCGATGCCTATTATGTACAAGGTTTTGTGACCGCGCGGGATCGCCTCTGGCAGATGGAATTACAGACCATGGCCGCTGCCGGCCGATTGTCGGAAATACTGGGACCAAACCTGATCCGCTATGACCGCTCCCAGCGTCGCCTGGGTATGTTGTATGGTGCTGAACTGGCCGTGAAAACCATGATGAGTGACCCGGATACCAAAACAGCGGTAACCGCATATGCCGCCGGCATCAATGCCTATATCGCCACCCTCACACCGGCGACCTTACCTGTTGAATATAAAATACTGGACTATAAACCGGAAAAATGGGATATTATCAAATCAGCCCTGCTCCTGAAATACATGGCGCACGACCTGGCAGGATTTGCTAACGACCTCGAATATACGAATGCACGCCGCCTGTTTTCGCTGGAAGATTTTAACCTGATGTATCCCGACTTCCAGGATACACTGGATCCTATCATTCCCAAAGGAACGGCGTTTGCTGCAGCTACTGCAAAAGCTACGGCGCCACCAGACAGTCTGCTGGCGGTAGATGAAGCCATCCTGAAATTCAAGATGGACAAACCCAATCCGGAAAATGGCAGTAACAACTGGGCAGTAAGCGGCAACAAAACCAGATCCGGCGCACCTATTCTTTGCAGCGACCCGCACCTGGGTCTCAGCCTGCCTTCTATCTGGTATGAGGTACAGATTCATACTCCGGATATGAATGTATATGGCGCCTCCCTGCCTGGCTCTCCCGGTGTGATCATTGGTTTCAACGACCAGGTCGCCTGGGGTGTCACCAACGGAGAAGTAGACGTGAAAGACTACTACCGCATGCAATTCCGCAACGGTAAGCAGGAATACCTGTTCAACGGCAACTATCGCCCGGCCGATCTGCGCATAGAGGAAATCAAAGTAAGAGGTGGCCAGACTGTAAAAGATACGGTAGCCTATACTGTATGGGGCCCTGTTATATATGATAATACCTTCCCGGATAAAACGACCAAAGAATCTTTCCTGGCTATGCGCTGGAAGGCACTGGACCCTTCCAATGAACTGGGGACTTTCCGCCGGCTCAATAAAGCCCGTAATTATGAGGATTACCTGGAAGCCCTGAAATTCTATACCTGTCCGGCCCAGAACTTCGTATTTGCGGCTAAAAGCGGCGATATCGCCATCTGGCAGAATGGTATCTTCCCGGTAAGATGGCGCGACCAGGGTAAATGGATCATGCCCGGCAGCGACAGTACCTACGCCTGGCAGGGATATATCCCACGGGAGGAGCTGCCACATATCAAAAACCCGGAACGGGGTTTTGTGAGCTCCGCCAACCAGCGCGCTACTGATAACACGTATCCTTATCCTTTATACGGCCAATTTGACCTCTTCCGTGGCGAGCGTATCAATCAGCGGCTGGCAGTGATGAATGGCATCACCCCGCAGGATATGATGGCACTCCAGAACGATAACAAGAACCTGTTTGCAGCAGCGGCTATACCGCTGTTCCGCAGACACCTCGATACCACCTCCCTGGATGCTACCCAGCGCAGTTACTGGCAGCTGTTATCCTCCTGGGACTGTGTCAGCAATGCAGACAGCAAAGCAGCCAGTGTTTTCAACTATATGTGGAATAGCCTGGAAGATACCATCTGGCATGATGAGCTGCGTCCAAAAGATACCACCATCCTGACCTATCCGCAATCTACCACTACCTTACTGTTGTTGTTGCGCGACACGTCTTTCCACTTCCTGGATAATATCAATACGCCACAAAAGGAAACGTTATCGCAGCTGATACAGGGCGCCTTTATTGCAACTGCGAAAAAAGCTGCTGCCTGGGAGAAAGCCGGTACATTGGAGCTGGGTAAAGTTCGTGGTACCGATATCAATCACCTTTCCCGCGCCTTGCCTGCTTTCAGTGCATTGCACCTGTTTACAGGCGGTGGCCGCCATATTGTGAATGCCTCTCAGAAAACCCATGGTCCTTCCTGGAGAATGGTGGTGCAGCTGTCGGATAAGACGGAAGCCTATGGTATTTATCCTGGCGGTCAAAGTGGTAATCCGGGCAGTCCTTACTACGATAACAGTGTAGGCGACTGGGCAGCCGGTAAGTATTATCTGCTGCATATTTTTAGCGGTCAGGAAAAAGATGACGCTGCGATCCGCTATAAGATGACATTTGCAGGGAAATGATAAAAAAAATCACTGGAATATTTGGTTGAAAAAAAATAATTCCTATCTTTGCACTCCCTTACACAAACGGGGAATGATTCCGTAGCTCAGTTGGTAGAGCAATACACTTTTAATGTATGGGTCCTGGGTTCGAGTCCCAGCGGGATCACTGGAAAAAAGCCTGCACATTGTGCAGGCTTTTCTGTTTTAAAGTGGTTATGAAAAATTTCATGCGGTTGTTTGGTTAGAAATGATGAAAGAAATTTATCTTACATAATCATATTGTGTACCTGGATAAATATTGTGTAATGAAAGTAAGAAGCATTACGATTCCTGATTTACATCATTTTAAAGATTTACATCTGGACCTTACTTATCCTGCAGGACATCCGAAGGCGGGGCAGGCTTTAGATAAGGTTTGTATCATAGGACAAAGTGGAACCGGGAAGACTACCTTATTGAAGTTGATATCTGTTCTTTCATACAGAGGGAGCTTGTACAAAGAGTTAGGATCAATGGACCAAATTAGTCAGATCTCTCTTGGTTTTGAATTTGAGGATTTGATTGCGTCCCAGACAATTGCTTTTGACGATGAAGCTGATCCGGAAAAAAAGATGGTAGCCTATTACTGGAACGTTGCTTACCAGGATGATGCAGCAATTGAACTTGAGCGTGCCAATCTACAATGGGATACTTATATCAAGTCAATAAAACAAACCTCCATATATTTCCCGGCTGATTTGGATTACAAACTGGAGGTGGAACACGATGATTTATTAAACTTACAGGACCAAAAAAACATAGATTTCTCTTCTTATTCTGCTGCTAATACATGGACAATTATATTAAATGAAATCCGGCGTTATCAGGAAGAAGAGATAAAAATCCGGCAGGAGATTTCTCATATTGCAGAAAAGGCAATAGATTTAAAATCTATTCAAAATGCTGTTAAGAAACTGGAAAAGTGGCGTCGTGAAACCCGGAGCCCGGTACAGGATATCGCCGATAAATGTCTTGATCCGTTGTTGAAAAATTTTGGCCTGCGTGTTAAAACAAAATTGGACTTTCAGGGTAAAGATGATATAGGATTTCTGAAAATAGAAGATTTTGCGGGCAATGAGGTGCCAAACGGTTTGTTGAGTACAGGTACCAAGCAGGTAATGTTATCAGCCCTGCCCTTGTACTTATTGCAACCTGAAAAATGCCAGATACTATATGATGAGCCGGAGAGATCTTTATACCCCGATCTTCAAAGAACAATTATTGATTACTACCAAAGCCTTACTACAGATTGCCAGTTTTTCTTTGCTACACATTCTCCTATCATCGCCTCTTCTTTTGAGCCCTGGGAGATAGTGGAATTGAAATTTGACAAGAACTGGAATATCTATCGTGATCTATATTATGAAGGGGAGAATCATGTGGATAATTACTTTGTTGATCCAAGGTACTTGGATTATGATCTCATTCTAAAGAAGGTTTTTGATCTGAAGGATACCAGCACCGATTTACGAATGGAAGCATTGGTAGAATTAACCATGTTGAAAAACCAGTTAGATCAGCTGAAGCAGGATGGCAAATTGAAAACCCCAAAAGCAAAAGAAATATTGACGCGTTATAAATTGTTGGCTCAAAAGTTAGCCTGGAAAACCGAATGAATCAATTATGCGTAAAATTGATAAGTCTGGATTGTTAGCTACCAAATACAAAGAATGGTTGGATGATTTAACCGCAAAAGGGAAAAAGCATCCAAAATATAACTCTTCTAATTTTAAATACTATTATGATATAGTAGCGAGCCTTGTATGGTTGCAGGAAGGGTTATGTGCATACTCGGAAAGGAAGATGCAAGACTGCCGCAAGTGTGCGCCTGAGCATTGGATAGATGGAATCTTTAAGCAATTCCAGTTTTCCGGACAACTGGATCATTATAACGCCGCCTTAAAAGATAGCAAGGGATGGGACTGGGATAATTTCTTTCTTATTGATGCAGATGTAAATGTAAAAAACAAAAGGGATAAGTGTCCCAATGGTATATTAAAGCCTGACGCAATATCCTTTGATCCCAATATTTACCTTGAATATAAAATACCCGATCATATTTTTGTTCCTAACCGAAATCTTGATTTCGAAACGCAAGAAAAAGTACGACACGATTTAACATGCCTGGGCTTGAATTTCGAGCCTATTATAGACATAAGAAAAGAATACTTGGCCCCCTATCTGACTGATATTGAGTTTCAAGCCCTGACAACAGATCAGGCTAGAGTTAAGTTAACCCAATTTTACACGGCTTTTGAGATGGCTGTGATTCAAGTAGTATAGATACTTAAATGATGTAAAGATGGACACCTCCACGTCATGCGTGGGGAAATCGCGTTTCTATAACCCAACTTGCTGTTTCTACGCATCAGCCGACGTTGCTACCAAATGATAACGCCAAACAACATGCTTCAATAAAACCACGGATTTTTTTACATTTAATGATGGAAATGATTATCCGAAAACCGCATCCCGAAGATTTTGAACAATGGTTTGTCTTATGGGAGGGCTACAATGAATTTTATGGACGATCGGGAGAAAAAATGCTTGATCCGCTGATTTCCCGGACAACATGGAATCGTTTTTTTGATGTTGATGAACCTGTTCATGCCATCGTTGCGGAGTATAACGGAAGGCTGATAGGCCTTTCGCATTACCTGTATCATCGCAGTACTATAACTGTGGAGCCAAGTTGCTACCTGCAGGACTTATTTGTATTACAGGAATCCCGGGGAAATGGTGTGGCCCGAAAACTCATTGAGAGGGTATATAGCCTTGCTAAAACAAATGGGTGTTCCAGGGTCTATTGGCAAACGCAGGAAACAAATCATCAGGCCATTCAATTGTATGATAAATTGGCCGAGCGGTCAGGTTTTGTAGTGTATCGTAAACTGCTATGATACTATCATAAATATGCCCACGCATTCTATCGAGAAAGAATATGCCAGGTAACGCTTGCGTGATAGGTTTTTTGTAGTCTTTTATTAAGGGAATCACAGTGTAGTATTGTTTATACAGCACTGATAATTCATCAAAAGTATTACCAGCAGGAAATGGAATATAAAATCATAAAACCATGTACCGCATTAGCCCCTTATATTCATTCCTTCTGGGAGCTGAAAGGGGAAGATAATGACAAGCAGTGGGAGCGGAATTTTCCGGATGGTTGCGCCGGGCTGGTGGTTAATATAGGAGATACCTGTGCAACGGATAATGGGTCAGTCAGGATGGATTTTGGCAAAACATATGTGGTAGGAGCCATGACCTCTTTTAAAGACAGTTTCATCGATGCAGATGCGCATCTGTTGGGTGTGTGTCTGAAACCCGGTGTATTTCGGAATTTTTATAATTATGTCACACAAAATGAAATAACTGATCAAACCATTCAACTGGAAAAGCGGTATTCGTTTGACCTGGATAAAGTGATAAAAAATCCTGTTGACTATCTGAATACATTTTTTGTAAACAGACTACAAAAAAGAAACGAACACTTACAAACAATTATTGAAGCGATTGACCACGCGAAAGGGCAATTAAGTATAGATGAAATCGCCCGCATGAATTTTACAACAGTGCGGCAACTGGAGCGAACATTCAAAGCTGAAACAGGGATTAGTCCGAAAGCGTATTCCTGTATTATTCGCTTTCAACATGCTTTATCCAGGATTAAAAATTCTGACCCGAATGAAAGCCTGTTCGATATTGCATTGGAATGTGGTTATTACGACCATGCACATTTGACGAATGAAATCAAAAGAAACACCGGGCTTGTACCATCTCAACTTTAATTTTGTCGCTTTTTTCCAAAAGACGGCTACCATCTGATCTGTAATTTTGCTGAAAAGAGAAGGATATGAAAAAAGTAATTTTAAATTTAGCCGTTAGCTTAGATGGTTTTATTGAAGGCCCCAACGGAGAAGTAGATTGGTGTATCATGGAAGAAGATATGCATTTTGATGCCTTCATAGAGAGCATTGATACGATATTCTATGGGAGAGTGAGTTATGATGCGTGGGGAAATTTTCAACCGGATGAAAATACCAGTCCGGCAGAAAAGGCAATGTGGCAGGGAATACATGCTAAGCACAAATTTGTTTTTTCAAAGCAAGACCGAACAGCCGAAAAAGCGACTTTCATTGCAGATGATATTGTCAGCAAAGTAACCGCCATAAAGCAAGAAAACGGAAAGGATATCTGGTTGTACGGTGGTGCTGGTCTGATTAAGACGTTCATCAACCTGGGCCTTATTGATATCTATAAAATATCTGTTCACCCGGTGGCATTGGGTAGCGGAAAGCCGTTATTTGAAGCCTTGAAAGGACGCGTGGGACTGATATTGACCGGCACACGCGTATTTAAATCAGGCGTTGTGGAATTGACATACGAACCGGAAAAACAGCTAATCGCTAATAGTTGATCTAAAGAGGGGGACGTCTGAGAAGACGGCCCCCTCTTTAGATATTG
Coding sequences within:
- a CDS encoding GSCFA domain-containing protein, coding for MQFHLSFPVEPLESAIRYSDELLLMGSCFAEEIGEKLQEHRFNTIINPNGILYNPLSITKALHHYLDGKVYTQEDLFQHNDTWHSWDHHSRFAAVTPEATLDAINTAHAAAARSLEQADWLILTLGSAHAYVLKENNRMVGNCHKVPAAAFYKRMLTADEVITALDNVMHRLFFRNRKINILFTVSPVRYIRDGVVENNLSKAILLQAVHHLVNKFNRLYYFPAYELVLDDLRDYRFYKEDLVHPNATAINYVWEQVVKACIHPDSQALLHTIAEINRAAHHRPFNPESSHHRQFLRTYAAKVKQVMADHPQLDMQPLLTYFEQ
- a CDS encoding MFS transporter, whose translation is MQHLRTTQNIWQVILASSAGTLIEWYDFYIFGSLSVIISEKFFPPSNPELAYIATLATFAVGFIVRPFGAIVFGRLGDLTGRKYTFLLTLLIMGGSTFAIGLIPSYHTIGILAPILVLILRLLQGLALGGEYGGAATYVAEHAPDHRRGYYTSFIQTTATLGLFVSLAVILITRSLMTPVDFNNWGWRIPFLLSVLLVIMSYYIRIRLHESPLFTQMKKEGKTAKNPIRESFGKKENLRLVLIALFGAAMGQGVVWYTGQFYALSFLQKTMQIEFVQSNIIIAVALVLGTPFFILFGSWSDRIGRKKIMLAGMLIAALAYYPIYSAMDRIADISQKQEITAQYKIESHATRNDSQQLTLQTTRVHTYTDGSILRQTNDKKELTVSRIQAIWLIGLIFIQVLFVTMVYGPIAAFLVELFPTHIRYTSMSLPYHIGNGVFGGLLPTISTLLVARYHHHLAGLIYPIAVALLCFVIGLITIKDRKNVPL
- a CDS encoding patatin-like phospholipase family protein — encoded protein: MAVTLSGGGARGLAHIGILEAIDSAGLKVDYLTGTSMGSIVGALYAMGYSGKHIADIAGKLDWTSLFTNQPVLTDISFEEKDEFNKYIIEIPFEYGKPKLASGVISGEALWLELAKLCWPVKDVKKFSDFNIPFKCIATDVATGEIVTLDSGEIVTSLRASMAIPSIFTAVKIGDHKLVDGGVVRNFPTITAKDMGADIIIGSNVSGGLRKASQLQTPFDILYQLGFYKDAEDFKEARKICDVYIPINKELEDYSAASFNSVDSIIEIGRRKGRELYPVFKHMADSLQALYPRQEPFAAERLPFAADIELSSIHVDGLLHSDQRFFLQRLHLKPGECYTPAQIRNAILNVYGTRFYKLITYNLTPEGYGKTRMDIQAEENPLTYVKFALNYNSFTGASAILNLTQRNFIVPNSRSFVRMAVSENPRFEAEYYKYLGRTRDFGFGLSTYYENNSLTFYDDSFNKLQPYRNKYFNVNMDVLYSLRRDMAVGAGTRWEYIKFKPQYSPFLELSGSTNQLNSYAFFGINSLNRKLYPTKGLYLNMEAGYVYNQHSGISLNKDSLPINLDSLGLDFGNYQRLMLKMKYYIPFGTKSALEFDATAGLNNSYKQFVTNAFIVGGMADLSRNQVPFIGIYEGEVVTSNIVAVQMAWQQEVVRNIFVMPRVGVAVYDNMISMPGFKRTSFLSGYGVGAAYTSRLGPVEATLMYNDQSGRLKFYVNMGFNF
- a CDS encoding tRNA-(ms[2]io[6]A)-hydroxylase; translated protein: MSKVSILGLKLPTDPRWVNLAAISLEDILTDHAYCEQKAASSAISLIQRNPERIRLVEELAPIVTEEWGHFRQVLAEMKKRGLTLGRQRKDDYVNALMDNRSKGGHADDAFLDALLIFALIEARSCERFRLLSEGLEDEYMREFYRKFMISEAGHYRLFIDLANEYFPEEKVRIRWQEWLKLEAEILQNMTVRGDRMH
- a CDS encoding aminotransferase class I/II-fold pyridoxal phosphate-dependent enzyme, producing MNQLDTSFMARLLDERRVQQSFRQLRLPAGKVDFCSNDYLGLARNADVRAHIHTLMQERFVSHGSTGSRLLAGNYEWINDLETDLATFHAAEAGLLYNSGYDANLGLFSCIAGKTDTIIYDQLIHASIRDGIRLSVARSFAFRHNDPEDLEKKLRQATGKVFVAVESVYSMDGDEAPLADIAALCHRYQAYLIVDEAHATGITGEKGAGLVQALGLQDACLARVHTFGKAVGCHGAIILGPAVLRDYLINFSRSFIYTTSLPPAALAAIAAGYSAFPYMQAARHTLQALITRFRAGTAHLESLPGTHPIQVVMTRGNENTRRVAATLQEAGLDVRPILHPTVPLGTERLRIVIHSFNTTAEVDQLIKVLS